From Thermoflavifilum aggregans, a single genomic window includes:
- a CDS encoding ribonuclease H-like domain-containing protein yields the protein MLNQLNLSELLLIDIETVPAEASFQQLAPAMQELWSDKVSKIKPEFENGPEAAYPELAGFYAEFGKIICISAGYFAEVAEATDADSSSKRMQLRVKAFAGDDEARVLQDFFEVVEKMQKKPGFKLAGHNIQEFDIPYICRRAVILQVDLPEVLELYGRKPWEIPVVDTMQLWRFGERRHFTSLQLLTSVLGIASSKDDIQGYDVGRVYWQEHDLERIIRYCRKDVIAVAQLLLRLKKMPLLTEQDIVLA from the coding sequence GTGTTAAATCAATTGAATTTATCCGAATTATTGTTGATAGACATCGAAACTGTTCCGGCCGAGGCCTCGTTTCAGCAACTTGCACCTGCTATGCAGGAACTCTGGAGTGATAAAGTTTCAAAAATTAAGCCAGAATTTGAAAATGGGCCCGAAGCTGCTTACCCGGAGCTGGCAGGTTTTTATGCGGAGTTCGGGAAAATTATCTGTATCAGTGCCGGATATTTTGCTGAAGTTGCGGAAGCCACGGATGCTGATTCTTCATCCAAACGGATGCAATTACGTGTCAAAGCATTTGCAGGGGATGATGAAGCCCGGGTTTTGCAGGATTTTTTTGAGGTGGTTGAAAAAATGCAGAAAAAGCCAGGTTTTAAACTGGCCGGGCACAACATTCAGGAATTTGATATTCCTTATATCTGCCGGCGGGCTGTGATTCTGCAGGTGGACCTGCCTGAGGTGCTGGAGCTGTATGGACGCAAACCCTGGGAAATACCGGTGGTGGACACCATGCAGCTATGGCGTTTTGGCGAGCGTAGGCATTTTACTTCCCTGCAGCTGCTTACCTCAGTATTGGGTATTGCTTCTTCCAAAGATGATATTCAGGGATATGATGTAGGACGGGTGTACTGGCAGGAGCATGATCTGGAGCGCATCATCCGATATTGCCGGAAAGACGTGATTGCTGTAGCCCAGCTTTTGCTGAGATTAAAAAAAATGCCTTTGCTCACAGAGCAGGATATTGTATTGGCCTAA